One genomic window of Streptococcus mitis includes the following:
- a CDS encoding Rib/alpha-like domain-containing protein, giving the protein MFKLKGRHVRQSQVEKFTRYSIRKVSFGAASVAVATGLFFLGGGSVQAAEQLTNTEHTEVQNLNDKPSEPSKEVTGQGTATAKEPDGQNNTSVKESATDKQTSEVETPEVVTEKVAVNTASLEDLVAKAESRLSQLTESKRTKSFIDDTKLLVNKAKELLNDDTKTQAKVDALAKQLSSSLSVLNSIKSDATEEEKVNKNQDPRNGQAIPGKGESGFRGDTATNDATGTSSNDAAATSTTTTGTSDTITPTNPAQPTAKDIIGSTSTVSLENFTGWDTYKMPFGSHHDGEGDLGVNTQEKKADAAGLEFRVFSDQRAATRPSPGPSNYTYNGKENDVKGRIDYGLKLPAAEVQKLIEEAPLWRGKLKYNNTRISSQVAATYYGNGPYEYLLSSIYKLGYEQGIDKVYIKDVRKRIEVTEAAKKAGWTVSDFNVFNFPNGLFYDKATDSVQGVVTHRSPFNYQQVKARVTFKNTITGKSVTIPLDDHRFAGTAWKDGTPPTLEINNAVKEGKVGEELTVPVEYRDAGASHAGVPNDRKVSYTLTDENGAPIGRTTTITETVGRAILGVSGAKITGTTGTDAATPTELTGNETKIPGVGFTIASADMTENNPNGFKGTPTEAGIYRVSIYARDYKETNANEAYAHATFKIAPSVSIKNVHAYDTEVPITISKGASEATITLPDGTNTKIVAKNGKWVVSETTNTAVNVNDEIGTVGETFNLKVLPTATANAATDTINVTANSENITATFTRAEVTLKTKLEENVTASFDKTTGRWHLPNEIAEKKTPNSDGTTTWLKRDLYVDVNKDGETIFNVYEYTRTLNAAGKVTEVKDPTRTLTTYKKENTANSSANSATDTNKGMVVTVRYDKGLNKWTADDNSTVTATKTGDKWTISTTSGFNGTVDVVQTASSSDKASVLNDAPSISSTSYTTVKGATVDLVKQKSAAVTITDREDDATTAPNKKETTVTKVTLTSPSGTVTEYSSAAEAAAVKLSEVGTYTVKVEVKDSNGNVVTADTETDTGTNKGADTAVNSTTYKITVKDQETNKLYTVEDDAVTNDQLKEKVNPTAVDGFTSTKNDITDLPATSGQAGKTLSTPATITYTKDTETIQVETKVDVVVLPKVTPTGVTVLKDSTGLEEAVKAKAVEAANAVPTDKLPDGVTVSVKEVKQGTVPATTATGVQTPATVVVEYLKDGKVVASREVTVPVTVVGSTAKKLVVFEGDTVTKDDVKGAVTEGTDGTKGEPVIADDITATSGNKEVTVPVTYDNGKLTETVKVPVTVLPKPEADEILVPKNGNKEKAKEKVLAQAEKAIADGTFTGKLPQGARVEIDKTAPVTVPDLTDDTEVDVTVKYTVDGEVKTTTVTVPVTVVEGVPQIVPVDENNKQPDPEKSIDKTDYPEGSTFRYKTPDGQTSPIDVTTTGDKNVIVEVLDKDGNPIAEVPATVRVVESYPQFVPVDKDNKQPAVEGSIDPKAFPKETEFSYETPVDTTTPGEKDVVVVAKIGDKVIAKVPAKVMVVEPKTQYVPVDKSNKQPDASKSVDPEQYPDGVTFKYKTPVDTTTLGEKDVIVEAKDGEDKLVEVPAKVKVVEGKEQLIPVNPTEKPQARDSITPSDYPEGSTFEYKVPEGQKEPFDATTVGDKPVTVVVKDKNGNVLVEVPATIKVVEAKPTPIETPVTNTPLTKEDIAKFVKVPEGGKVTNVENIPDLTTPGEKDPVKVTVELPNGKVITVDVPVNVTPVNEIETPVTNTPLTPEDYTKGITIPEGGKVTNVENIPDLTTPGKKDPVKVTVELPNGKVITVDIPVNVTPVKEIETPVTNTPLTPEDYTKGIKIPEGGKVTNVENIPDLTTPGKKDPVKVTVELPNGKTITVDVPVNVTPVKEIETPVTNTPLTPEDYTKGIKIPEGGKVTNVENIPDLTTPGKKDPVKVTVELPNGKVITVEVPVNVTPVKEIETPVTSTPLTPEDYTKGIKIPEGGKVTNVENIPDLTTPGKKDPVKVTVELPNGKVITVEVPVNVTPVKEIETPVTSTPLTPEDYTKGIKIPEGGKVTNVENIPDLTTPGKKDPVKVTITLPNGKVVTVEVPVNVTPITPIETPITKEKLTPEDVLKQIKIPEGATVKVGDLPDLTTPGKKDPVKVTITLPNGKVVIVEIPVNVTPIEDIVKKQGDPITTEDVEKHIPKGVKVINIGDKPTTDIPGERPSIPVEIELPNGIRVTMNIPVIVTPKVTPVVVPVGTPVTPEDVQKHIELPKGWKVTKVGEIPTTTTPGTKPVVPVEIELPDGRKITVDVPVIVTPTVRQIVVPQGTPITPDDIKGHIDLPKEPGWKIVEVGEIPTTIPAGVKPSVKVKIKVPTGEIIEVDVPVIVTPKVTPIVVEVGTPITEDDVKKKVDLPEGWEIVEVGKIPTTETPGAKPVVKVKVKLPDGRIITVEVPVTVTPKSQNGGGAIAQNGDSTQVIVTEYLDENGNRITSDKEGKHNPIELEGYEFSHSTTDAKGNTLHHYKKVTNPINQEQPSSPETPTSPEKPVATPVQTSSTDSKPVAVETAEANDKKELPNTGTEDKAGLASLGLLGMLGAFGLVARKKKED; this is encoded by the coding sequence ATGTTTAAACTCAAAGGGCGTCATGTTCGCCAATCGCAAGTGGAGAAATTCACACGTTACAGTATTCGTAAGGTTAGTTTCGGTGCGGCTAGTGTGGCTGTAGCTACTGGATTGTTTTTCCTTGGTGGAGGAAGCGTCCAAGCGGCTGAACAACTAACTAATACAGAACATACAGAAGTTCAAAATCTAAATGATAAGCCGTCGGAACCTTCTAAGGAAGTTACTGGACAAGGAACTGCTACTGCTAAAGAGCCCGATGGACAAAATAATACTTCTGTAAAAGAGTCTGCTACTGACAAACAAACCAGTGAAGTTGAAACTCCAGAGGTAGTGACGGAAAAAGTTGCTGTTAATACAGCATCGTTAGAAGATTTAGTTGCTAAAGCTGAAAGTCGATTGAGTCAATTAACTGAAAGTAAGAGAACAAAATCATTCATCGATGATACTAAACTTTTGGTTAATAAAGCAAAAGAGCTTTTAAATGATGATACAAAAACACAGGCAAAAGTTGATGCACTTGCTAAACAACTTTCAAGTAGCCTTAGCGTTCTAAACAGTATCAAATCTGATGCAACTGAAGAAGAAAAAGTAAATAAAAACCAAGATCCACGTAATGGTCAAGCTATTCCTGGAAAAGGTGAGAGTGGTTTTAGAGGAGATACAGCAACTAATGATGCTACAGGTACATCTAGTAACGATGCTGCAGCTACTTCTACAACAACCACAGGAACAAGTGATACAATCACACCAACAAATCCAGCGCAACCAACTGCGAAAGATATTATCGGAAGTACAAGTACAGTATCACTCGAAAACTTTACTGGTTGGGATACCTATAAAATGCCATTTGGTAGTCACCATGATGGAGAAGGGGATTTAGGTGTTAATACGCAAGAGAAAAAAGCAGATGCTGCAGGCTTAGAGTTTAGAGTGTTCTCTGATCAAAGAGCTGCTACAAGACCAAGTCCTGGACCATCTAACTATACATATAATGGTAAAGAAAATGATGTAAAAGGACGTATTGATTACGGCTTGAAGTTACCAGCAGCAGAAGTTCAAAAACTTATCGAAGAAGCACCTCTATGGCGTGGAAAACTAAAATATAATAATACTAGAATTTCAAGTCAAGTCGCAGCGACTTACTATGGAAATGGACCATATGAATATCTGCTTTCTAGTATCTATAAACTTGGATATGAACAAGGAATCGATAAAGTATACATTAAAGATGTACGTAAACGTATTGAAGTAACAGAAGCTGCTAAAAAGGCTGGATGGACTGTTTCAGATTTCAATGTATTTAATTTTCCAAATGGTTTGTTTTATGATAAGGCAACGGATAGCGTGCAAGGGGTTGTAACTCATAGAAGCCCATTTAACTATCAACAAGTAAAAGCTCGAGTAACGTTTAAAAATACTATTACTGGTAAAAGTGTTACGATTCCACTAGATGATCATAGATTTGCTGGAACAGCATGGAAAGATGGAACACCACCTACCTTAGAAATCAACAATGCTGTTAAAGAAGGTAAAGTAGGAGAAGAACTAACGGTTCCAGTAGAATATAGAGATGCTGGAGCTTCGCATGCTGGAGTACCAAATGATAGAAAAGTTTCTTATACTTTAACGGATGAAAATGGAGCTCCAATTGGACGTACAACTACAATTACAGAAACTGTAGGACGTGCAATTCTTGGGGTTTCTGGAGCGAAGATTACAGGAACGACAGGTACCGATGCTGCTACTCCTACAGAATTAACAGGAAATGAGACAAAAATTCCAGGTGTCGGTTTTACTATTGCATCAGCTGATATGACTGAAAATAATCCAAATGGATTTAAAGGAACACCAACAGAAGCTGGAATTTACAGAGTTTCAATCTATGCAAGAGATTATAAAGAGACAAATGCCAATGAAGCATATGCACATGCAACATTTAAAATTGCACCTTCAGTATCTATAAAAAATGTTCATGCTTACGATACAGAAGTTCCGATTACAATTTCTAAAGGGGCTTCAGAAGCAACGATTACATTACCAGATGGAACAAATACAAAAATTGTTGCTAAAAATGGTAAGTGGGTTGTATCGGAAACAACAAATACAGCTGTAAATGTCAATGATGAAATTGGTACAGTTGGTGAAACTTTCAATTTAAAAGTTCTTCCAACAGCAACAGCAAATGCCGCAACAGATACGATTAACGTAACTGCAAATAGTGAAAATATAACAGCTACATTCACAAGAGCAGAAGTAACCTTAAAAACTAAACTTGAAGAAAATGTAACAGCATCATTTGATAAAACAACTGGTCGTTGGCATTTACCAAATGAAATCGCTGAGAAGAAAACTCCTAACAGCGATGGAACAACAACTTGGTTAAAACGTGACCTATATGTCGATGTGAATAAAGATGGCGAAACGATTTTTAATGTTTACGAATATACTCGTACATTAAATGCAGCAGGAAAAGTAACAGAAGTTAAAGATCCTACTCGTACGTTAACGACATATAAAAAAGAAAATACTGCGAACAGTTCAGCGAATTCAGCAACTGATACCAATAAAGGCATGGTTGTAACGGTTAGATACGATAAAGGCCTAAATAAATGGACTGCTGATGATAATTCTACTGTAACAGCAACGAAAACTGGAGATAAGTGGACGATTTCTACTACATCTGGGTTCAATGGAACAGTCGATGTAGTGCAAACAGCAAGTTCTTCAGATAAAGCGTCTGTATTAAATGATGCTCCATCTATTAGCTCCACTTCTTATACTACGGTAAAAGGTGCTACAGTAGACTTAGTAAAACAAAAATCAGCTGCAGTAACAATTACAGATAGAGAAGATGATGCGACAACTGCTCCAAATAAAAAGGAAACAACAGTTACGAAAGTAACATTAACATCTCCTTCAGGAACAGTAACAGAATATAGCAGTGCAGCAGAAGCAGCAGCTGTTAAATTATCAGAAGTAGGTACTTATACAGTTAAAGTTGAAGTAAAAGATAGTAACGGAAATGTCGTTACTGCAGATACTGAAACGGATACTGGAACAAATAAAGGTGCAGACACTGCTGTGAATTCAACTACTTATAAAATTACTGTAAAAGATCAAGAAACGAATAAATTGTATACAGTTGAAGATGATGCAGTAACAAATGATCAGTTGAAAGAAAAAGTAAACCCTACAGCTGTAGACGGCTTTACTTCGACTAAAAATGATATCACAGATCTCCCTGCAACTTCAGGTCAAGCTGGTAAGACATTATCAACTCCTGCAACAATTACGTATACAAAAGATACTGAAACAATTCAGGTAGAAACAAAAGTAGATGTTGTTGTCTTGCCGAAAGTAACACCTACAGGTGTAACAGTTCTTAAAGATAGTACAGGATTAGAAGAAGCTGTTAAAGCGAAAGCAGTGGAAGCCGCAAATGCTGTTCCAACTGATAAATTACCAGATGGTGTAACAGTATCTGTTAAGGAAGTTAAACAAGGAACAGTACCAGCAACAACTGCAACTGGAGTGCAAACTCCAGCAACAGTAGTAGTTGAGTATTTAAAAGATGGTAAAGTAGTTGCATCTAGAGAAGTAACAGTCCCAGTAACAGTAGTAGGTTCAACAGCTAAGAAATTAGTTGTATTTGAAGGTGATACAGTAACAAAAGACGATGTGAAAGGTGCTGTAACTGAAGGTACAGACGGAACAAAAGGTGAGCCTGTAATTGCTGATGACATTACTGCTACATCAGGAAATAAAGAAGTAACAGTCCCAGTAACATATGACAATGGTAAGTTAACTGAAACAGTGAAAGTTCCAGTAACAGTTTTACCAAAACCAGAAGCAGATGAAATTCTTGTTCCTAAAAATGGCAACAAAGAAAAAGCAAAAGAAAAAGTGCTTGCTCAAGCTGAAAAAGCGATTGCTGATGGAACATTTACAGGTAAACTACCACAAGGTGCTAGAGTTGAGATTGATAAAACAGCTCCAGTAACAGTTCCTGACTTAACAGATGATACTGAAGTAGATGTGACTGTTAAATACACTGTAGATGGTGAAGTGAAAACAACTACTGTTACAGTCCCAGTTACAGTAGTTGAAGGTGTACCACAAATTGTTCCAGTGGATGAAAACAACAAACAACCAGATCCAGAGAAGAGCATTGATAAAACAGATTATCCAGAAGGATCTACATTTAGATATAAGACTCCAGATGGACAAACATCTCCAATCGATGTAACAACAACTGGAGATAAGAATGTGATTGTTGAAGTGCTGGATAAAGATGGTAATCCTATTGCAGAAGTACCAGCAACTGTACGAGTTGTTGAAAGCTATCCACAATTTGTCCCAGTAGATAAGGATAACAAACAACCAGCTGTTGAAGGAAGTATTGACCCTAAAGCATTCCCTAAAGAGACAGAGTTTTCTTATGAAACTCCAGTAGATACAACAACACCAGGCGAAAAAGATGTTGTTGTAGTAGCAAAAATTGGAGATAAGGTTATTGCAAAAGTCCCTGCAAAAGTGATGGTTGTTGAACCGAAGACACAATATGTACCAGTTGATAAATCAAACAAACAACCAGATGCATCTAAGAGTGTTGATCCTGAACAATATCCAGATGGAGTAACATTCAAATATAAAACTCCAGTAGATACAACAACACTAGGCGAAAAAGATGTTATTGTAGAAGCAAAAGACGGAGAAGATAAACTTGTAGAAGTTCCAGCTAAGGTTAAAGTAGTGGAAGGTAAAGAACAATTAATTCCTGTAAATCCAACTGAGAAACCTCAAGCAAGAGACAGTATTACTCCAAGTGATTATCCAGAAGGTTCAACATTTGAATACAAAGTTCCAGAAGGACAAAAAGAACCATTTGATGCAACAACTGTTGGGGATAAACCAGTAACGGTTGTTGTAAAAGATAAAAATGGAAATGTATTAGTTGAAGTTCCGGCAACGATTAAGGTGGTAGAAGCTAAACCAACACCAATTGAAACGCCAGTAACGAATACACCTTTAACAAAAGAGGATATTGCTAAATTTGTTAAAGTTCCAGAAGGTGGAAAAGTAACCAATGTAGAAAATATTCCAGACTTGACAACTCCAGGTGAGAAAGATCCAGTTAAAGTCACTGTAGAATTACCAAATGGAAAAGTGATTACTGTTGACGTTCCAGTTAATGTAACTCCAGTTAATGAAATTGAAACGCCAGTAACGAATACTCCGTTAACGCCAGAGGATTATACAAAAGGAATCACGATTCCAGAAGGTGGCAAGGTCACAAATGTTGAGAACATTCCAGACTTAACAACTCCAGGTAAGAAAGATCCAGTTAAGGTAACAGTTGAATTACCAAATGGAAAAGTGATTACTGTTGACATTCCAGTTAATGTAACTCCAGTTAAGGAAATTGAAACGCCAGTAACGAATACTCCGTTAACGCCAGAGGATTACACCAAAGGAATTAAAATTCCAGAGGGTGGCAAGGTCACAAATGTTGAAAACATTCCAGACTTGACAACTCCAGGTAAGAAGGATCCAGTTAAAGTAACGGTTGAATTACCAAATGGAAAAACAATTACTGTTGACGTTCCAGTTAATGTAACGCCAGTTAAGGAAATTGAAACGCCAGTAACGAATACTCCGTTAACGCCAGAGGACTACACTAAAGGCATCAAGATTCCAGAAGGTGGCAAGGTCACAAATGTTGAAAACATTCCAGACTTGACAACTCCAGGTAAGAAGGATCCAGTTAAAGTAACGGTTGAATTACCAAATGGAAAAGTGATTACAGTAGAAGTCCCAGTGAATGTAACACCTGTTAAAGAGATTGAGACACCAGTCACATCTACCCCATTAACACCAGAGGATTACACTAAAGGCATCAAGATTCCAGAAGGTGGCAAGGTCACAAATGTTGAAAACATTCCAGACTTAACAACGCCAGGTAAGAAAGATCCAGTTAAAGTCACTGTAGAATTACCAAATGGAAAAGTGATTACAGTAGAAGTCCCAGTTAATGTAACACCTGTTAAAGAGATTGAGACACCAGTCACATCTACCCCATTAACACCGGAGGATTACACTAAAGGCATCAAGATTCCAGAAGGTGGCAAGGTCACAAATGTTGAAAACATTCCAGACTTGACAACGCCAGGTAAGAAAGATCCAGTTAAAGTAACGATTACCTTACCAAATGGAAAAGTAGTTACGGTAGAAGTACCAGTGAATGTAACACCAATTACACCAATTGAAACACCAATAACAAAAGAAAAACTGACTCCAGAGGATGTCCTAAAACAAATTAAGATACCAGAAGGAGCAACAGTTAAAGTAGGAGATCTCCCAGACTTAACAACACCTGGTAAGAAGGATCCTGTAAAAGTAACGATTACATTACCAAACGGTAAAGTTGTGATTGTAGAAATTCCAGTAAATGTTACACCTATTGAAGATATTGTTAAAAAACAAGGAGATCCAATTACTACTGAGGATGTTGAAAAACACATTCCAAAAGGAGTAAAAGTTATCAATATTGGTGATAAACCTACAACAGATATTCCAGGTGAAAGACCAAGTATCCCAGTAGAGATTGAATTACCAAATGGAATTCGCGTAACGATGAACATTCCAGTAATCGTAACACCGAAAGTAACACCTGTAGTAGTTCCAGTAGGAACACCAGTTACACCAGAAGATGTTCAGAAACATATTGAATTACCAAAAGGATGGAAAGTAACAAAAGTAGGAGAAATTCCAACAACAACTACACCAGGAACAAAACCAGTTGTTCCAGTGGAAATTGAATTACCAGATGGACGTAAGATTACAGTTGATGTACCAGTCATCGTAACGCCAACTGTTAGACAAATAGTTGTACCACAAGGAACACCGATTACACCAGATGATATAAAAGGTCATATTGACTTACCAAAAGAACCAGGATGGAAAATTGTAGAAGTAGGAGAAATTCCAACAACAATTCCAGCTGGAGTAAAACCAAGCGTTAAAGTGAAAATCAAAGTTCCAACTGGTGAGATTATTGAAGTAGATGTGCCTGTAATCGTAACACCGAAAGTAACACCTATTGTAGTGGAAGTTGGAACTCCTATTACAGAAGATGATGTTAAGAAGAAAGTCGATTTACCAGAAGGATGGGAAATTGTTGAAGTAGGAAAAATCCCAACAACTGAAACACCTGGAGCAAAACCAGTGGTTAAAGTGAAAGTAAAATTACCGGATGGTCGTATTATTACAGTAGAAGTACCAGTAACGGTAACACCTAAATCACAAAATGGTGGAGGAGCAATTGCTCAAAATGGAGATTCAACACAAGTGATTGTAACGGAATACCTAGATGAAAATGGAAACCGTATTACTTCAGATAAAGAAGGAAAACACAATCCAATAGAGTTGGAAGGATATGAATTTAGTCATTCAACAACGGATGCTAAAGGAAATACCCTACATCACTATAAGAAAGTGACAAACCCAATCAATCAAGAGCAACCAAGCTCTCCAGAGACTCCTACAAGTCCAGAAAAACCAGTAGCTACTCCAGTTCAGACAAGTTCTACAGATTCTAAACCAGTAGCTGTTGAAACAGCCGAAGCCAATGACAAGAAGGAATTACCAAATACTGGTACAGAAGATAAGGCTGGTCTAGCTAGTCTTGGACTTCTTGGAATGTTGGGTGCATTCGGACTCGTAGCTCGTAAGAAAAAAGAAGATTAA
- a CDS encoding ISL3 family transposase — MEQLHFITKLLDIKDPNIQFIDIINRDTHKEIIAKLDYNAPSCPECGSQMKKYDFQKPSKIPYLETTGMPTRILLKKRRFKCYHCSKMMVAETSIVKKNHQIPRIINQKIAQKLIEKTSMTDIAHQLAISTSTVIRKLNDFRFKPDFSYLPEIMSWDEYAFTKGKMSFIAQNFDNLNIITVLEGRTQAIIRNHFLRYDRAVRCQVKIITMDMFSPYYDLAKQLFPNAKIVLDRFHIVQHMSRAMSRMRVQIMNQFHRKSHEYKATKRYWKLIQQDSRKLSDKRFYRPTFRMHLTNKEILDKLLSYSEDLKHHYNVYQLLLFHFQNKEADKFFGLIEDNLKLVHPLFQTVFKTFLKDKEKIVNALQLPYSNAKLEATNNLIKLIKRNAFGFRNFENFKKRIFIALNIKKERTKFVLSRF, encoded by the coding sequence ATGGAACAATTACATTTTATCACAAAACTACTCGATATCAAAGACCCTAATATCCAATTTATAGATATCATCAATAGGGATACACACAAAGAAATCATCGCCAAACTGGACTACAATGCTCCATCTTGCCCTGAGTGCGGAAGTCAAATGAAGAAATATGATTTTCAAAAACCGTCTAAGATCCCTTACCTCGAAACGACTGGTATGCCTACTAGAATTCTACTTAAAAAGCGTCGTTTCAAGTGCTATCACTGTTCAAAAATGATGGTCGCTGAAACTTCTATCGTCAAGAAGAATCACCAAATTCCTCGTATTATCAACCAAAAAATTGCGCAAAAGTTGATTGAAAAGACTTCTATGACCGATATTGCTCATCAGTTAGCCATTTCAACATCAACTGTTATTCGCAAGCTTAATGACTTCCGTTTTAAGCCTGATTTTTCGTACCTCCCTGAGATTATGTCTTGGGACGAGTATGCTTTCACTAAGGGAAAGATGAGTTTTATTGCTCAAAATTTTGATAATCTTAATATCATCACTGTTCTTGAAGGAAGAACACAAGCTATCATTCGGAATCACTTTCTTCGCTACGATAGAGCCGTGCGCTGTCAGGTGAAAATCATTACTATGGATATGTTTAGTCCTTACTATGACTTGGCTAAACAGCTTTTTCCAAACGCTAAAATCGTGTTGGATCGTTTCCATATTGTCCAACACATGAGCCGTGCTATGAGTCGTATGCGTGTCCAAATCATGAATCAGTTTCATCGAAAATCTCATGAATACAAGGCTACCAAGCGCTACTGGAAACTCATCCAACAAGATAGCCGTAAACTGAGTGATAAGCGATTTTATCGCCCTACTTTTCGCATGCACTTAACCAATAAAGAGATTTTAGACAAGCTTTTGAGCTATTCAGAAGACTTGAAACACCACTACAATGTCTATCAGCTCTTACTCTTTCACTTTCAGAACAAGGAGGCAGATAAATTTTTCGGACTCATTGAGGACAATCTTAAGCTGGTTCATCCTCTTTTTCAGACTGTCTTTAAGACCTTTCTAAAGGACAAAGAGAAAATCGTCAATGCTCTTCAGTTACCCTATTCCAACGCAAAATTGGAAGCGACGAATAATCTCATCAAACTTATCAAACGCAATGCCTTTGGTTTTCGGAACTTTGAAAACTTCAAAAAACGGATTTTTATCGCTCTGAATATCAAAAAAGAAAGGACGAAATTTGTCCTTTCTCGGTTTTAG